The Panicum hallii strain FIL2 chromosome 5, PHallii_v3.1, whole genome shotgun sequence genome contains the following window.
CACTCTCGTACTCACGGAACACCTCCTGGACCCATAGCAATGACAAAAGGAGGTTAACAAGCAAAGTATGTATATAAAAACAGGGTGTCAGGTTCCAtcacatatatataaatagagTATTGCCACATTTTGGATATTTGTTCACCATCTTAACCAAGTTAGCACCATTATgctttctttattctttttatGGATAATAATTAAGAACAGTTTGTTGCTCTTAAGACATCAGCGACAATGTGTGATCTATTCCATTCCTATGCTGTCGTCCATGATATTTACATGGTTGATTCAGCTGACACTGATCAATAAATAATGATAACTAAAATGAAATGGCCAACAAGACAAACCTCCAGATTAAGCTCTTTGTACAAGTCCTTCACTTTTGCAACACATACTGGATCAGACTTTCCATAATTTTCCTATGGGGACAAACATGAAGAATTTAGACTCTAATGTATGTTGTGAAAAATGACCAAATTAATAGTACTTACAAACAGAATTCTCTTTTGGTTCTCATCAGCATGTTCAAGAGCTTGCACAACTAACCAGGAACACTTGTACTCTTGAATGTCAGTTCCGATCTGTGATAAGAATCCATACCGATAAGATTGGAACTAGAGAAATAGGGCCTTGATTGCAGTCAACCTAGCAGTTACACTCATTTAAATTAGTAAAGGAAAAGGTGCAAATACTAGCCTTGCCAGTGATTTCAGGATCACCAAAACAGTCCAAATAATCATCCTGTCGAAAATATCATTAATTAATGATATTCCAATATGGAGAATTCACATCATTTCACATAAAAAAACAGCAGCATTACCTGGATTTGATAGTATATTCCGATTTCAAAGAGAATGTTCTTTACATCTCTAAAGTTATCTAGGTTCTCACCAGCCACCAGCAACGCACATGCCACCTTGAATGGAGTGGGATATTGTTATCAAGCAAAGGCATATGATTAAATTCTAGCATTACGACCCAGATAATAGAACATAACATATAGGGTGATGACAATTACAGGAAGATAACATGAATAGTAGGCTGTCTTGTACTGAGAGATGCAGCGGTGACTGTACAAAAATGCAAATCATTGAAAGGAATtagcaacaataaagataattTCTCAAATTGGATGTAGTAAACAAATAATGAAAACAACTCACTCTGGAAAGTAATATTTTAAGTAGAGTCGGTTACCAAAACATAGACGGTAAATCATTCAAGGAGCTAGACAAAGCACGTGTGAGTTGTGTTACTGCTACTATGCTACATGAACTTACTTTGCAACGTTACATTTTCTTAGATCCTTTTCGTCCTCATGAGTGGTGATAAGATCCAACAACTGCCCTAAAGACATCTTAAACTCAGCCTAAAAacataaagaaaaagaacatcAGCCATTCATAAGAAACAATAAAATTTATCATGGCCATATAATTGTGCCTGAATATATGATTACCTCATTGAACAAATCGATGAGATCAATATAATATGGCTTTCCTTTAAAGTGGCGCTGAAGGATGCGTGAAATATGGCTGCGAAGGATAATCCCATCGTTTACAGCAATGAGGCCAACCTATTGCAAACAGAACTCCAGCAATTGGTGTCATAGTTTGTGGGCTAAAAGCCTAAAACAATTTTTTGAAACTCCACAACGAACTAGTATAAATTATTCCCTATGAGGAGATCAAACATATAAGTGGGCATGAAAATAAGTTTCTTAAGAGGAGATCAAATAGAAACATGCGGCATGAAAGTCAATTTATAACAGATGAAGTCGACATTGAAACTTTCTCAGGCAACTAAAGCCTTGATACAGCCAACGTACCCGAAATAATTTGGTACACAAAATAAAAATAATGTATTCTCATCTGACCTGAGGCACCCTGAACCAGCAAGGCTTCCCACGTCGTGTCTGGGAGTTGTCCATGATATCATCATGCACCAGAACATAAGCTTGAAGCTGACAAATGAGATAGTAATAATAATTAAAGCTCCCACCTTGGTAAAGATCTTATGCTATTAACATTCAGTAAGCATGTTTGGAAACAACGCTGCCGCCTGGCGGGAAGTATTACCCATTCGACGCACCAACCAAGGGTGCAAGCAAGAAATGCATCCTCGTGGCCCAGAACATCGACACCCTTCAAGATCTTGTAGCTGTCGACGACAGAGAGCCCGCGGTTGCACTTTCCCCCGGGCACATTATAATCCATCATCTGTTCGAAGCAGCATAAAAAAGTTATCCAAGCGACAAGCCAGTAATTAAACGAGCGAGCATGTAGTTGATCTCCTGCGCCAAACCAGATCAAGCCAGCACCCACGGTAAAATTAAGGGGAGCAGAATGAGAGCATTACGTACGCGGTCGATCCACTGGAGCGACGACTCGTCGGTGAACTCAGAGGCGTGGTCCTCGAGCAACTCCTTCTTGAGTTTGCCGTATGTCTCCATGAACGCGCCCGTGCTGCTGCTGtcggcgccgcccgagccgctggCAGCCACCAGCTCCGCCGTCGCCATTACGTACCGCGCGTCCCCGGAGTCGGAGCTCTTCCGCACCTGGTCGCGCGCGGGAGGAGTGGTTGGGAGCGGAGAGTTGATGAATGATCAGTCGGGGAATTCTGATCTCGTTTTATACATGATCAATCCTCCCCCACCCCCACCAGCTGGACTCTACCGTTGGTTTACATGGCCTCGGCCTGATTCACGCGCAAAGTAATAGCTTTGCAGGGTTCGCTTCGGACTGCTGCAGACAGTTGCGGAGGCGGCGCGCGCAGCGGCAGCGCCGATGGTGATCCACCCACTGATCCGAATTCAATTGTCCTCTTGTCTCGCCGATGGACGCCCGCAGCATTCCAGATCCGCATGCCAATCCGACGACCGTACGCCTGGAGATTTCCGTGCACGTCATGCTCGTGCATCCATGGGGAGGGGGAAACCAAGTGGCGGAAAACGTGTGGGCACGCATGCTATCCTTTGGGAAACGTCTATGGTTTGGCGAGAAACGTACGTAGGGGTAGCCCCGCCGGTCCTCCTTTCTCATATATCCTCCTCTCCGGCCGGCGACGTCGGCGGCGCACCGCGCCTGCCTCGGCACCACTCCGCGCGCGACGAGCTAGGGTTGCAAccatggcagaggagtcgacaAAGTGTACGTGCTTCCAATCTCTCCGAGTTCGTCTGAAACCAGATTCGTCTTGCAGAAACACACTGGACTTACAGGCTCGTTGGTGCCTCCCGTCTGTATACTGCAACAATTACGTCAAGGGCCGCTGGCACAGGCAGCAAATTAAAACGGTTTTGAATGTATTGAGCGCTTGTGTCGGGGGCAGGCCACAAATCACGCCCAAATCCGGCCATCAGGCCTCTTAACTCTATGTTGGGCCGGAGCACGTTTGGTGGACCCTTCTTTCTCATCAATCCATTAGGAAAAATACGAAAAATCATTTGCAATTTAGGgaattttttttggaaaaagtTACTTCGGCGCGGTCCTGTTTAGATATAGATTATTTTTGGATATAGGAAAAATAACAGACAGGGTCCTATTTAGATatagatatatttttttattttgagaAATACATTGTTTTGGGAAAGCTTGCAACAAGTATCGTCATTTCTTGTTGAGAAAATGGTGTTAGAACAAAAGTAGAAGTGCACTTATTTTAGGACAGAGAAAGTTGTAAGTTAGAACAAAGAAAAGTTGGTACTTTCATTTGAGCGAAGCAAGGGCAGGCACAACAAATTACCCCAAAAAAGAGCTATTTCCCTTCACGCATTTTCCACCTTCACTAGACTACTAAGTATATCTCGCCCTTTTCCCAGCTACCTGCTGCAAGTGTCCCAATCGCTTGTCAGCATCTATGTCAGTACAGGTCCGTCGAAATCCCCCTGCGAGAGGTACGACGCACGCATCGCCGCGTCGGCCGGCGGTCGCAGTACATGCGGGTGGCGCGTCGGCGGCCAACCCCCCTGTCTGTCTTAGGGTGCAAGCCCTGATCGGCGGGTGCAGTCAGGGGAGAATATACATCGGCTGTAGGAGTCGGGTAGGCATCGATGGATCACTTGAGCTCTTGCTTGCAGAGAGGGCAAGAGGAGATGATCCTGAGCCACCTGTCCACGCACTTGAGGTGGAACATGTGCGTGCACGGCAGCTCCCGCACCTCCTCCTTCTCCCGGTACTGCGCCAGGCAGATGCAGCACTCCTGCAGTTGCGGTTCAGAAACAAGTTCAGAGACTTCAGGCTAGTAGCAAAGAGTTGCTGTGCACGAGCTGATCAGGCTTGAGGCTTCAGCAGCAGTTCACAGTTTGAACATGACGATGAGCAAGCTAGGATTGGTCCATGCTTGCTCATTCGGTTGGTACTAGCAGCAGGAAAAGAGGTGCTTATAATTGGCAGGATCCAAAAAGGCAAGGTAGGACTCCTTATCTTTAGTATCATCCAAAAGGGGAGCATGTTCTAGTTCCGTACGCACGTTTTGTCACTTTTGCGATAGCCTATTCCGGCCTGTATCTGAGTTTACCAATCATTTGTTTGGTGATGATCGAGTTTCCTCCTGGCCTCCCCTTTTTCTACTCGGTTTCCTACCTCACCACGCTAGAACTAGAAATGCTGCAATGTTTGCTTACTAACCAGCTGGTCTGCAAGCGAATATACGCGACAGCGTGAACGGAAGAGATTCTGATTTTTGATGTACTCACTTGGTCGTCGTGGTCCCGGTCTCTCGGCACGTCCGGCTCCTTGAACCGCCACCGCGGCAGCGCGGCGAGCTGCTCGTCGGAGGCGCCCCGGCCGACGGAGGCCGAGTTCATGTTGTAGCCGAGCGCGTAGCCGACCATGGGGACGAAGCAGCagagcaggaggaagaggaggaaggggagCGAGTAGACGACGGCGTTCCAGGCGAGCAGGCCGATGCAGAGCGCATACAGCCTCGGCGCGCGGTGGAACGACCCCAACCGCGCGTCGAACACCCACACGTTGCCCATCACGAACCACATCGCGAAGAAGAGCTCCAGGAACGCGCGCGCCTTGTTCATCAGGAACGAGCTGCTCCTGCGTTCGATTCGCGCAGGAAATTCCACCGTCGGTGCAAACGAATTAAAAACGAATGGATTAATAAGATTCTACTCGCCGTACCTGAGAgcatcgccggcgccgcgcATCTCGAGGTCGTCCGACAGCGCGTCGCcgcgtccggcggcggcggcggaggaatgccGGTGGCGCCAATAGAGGAGCGGGAGGCTGAGCACGTTGCCGACGTTGTACGCGGCCACCCACAGGCGGAGCGGCCACGCGGGGCGCTCGCTGGGGGAGGTGGCGACGACGGCGGTGGTCAGGACCATCTGCGCGACGATCACGCCGAGCTCGAGCGCGAGCCAGCCGGGCGAGTTGAAGGGGTTGGAGCCCAGGTCGGACCTGGGCCCGTTCTGGTACTGGTACACCCGGCGCAGGAAGATGAACCACCGCGCCCTCGACATgcgcgccaccgcgcgcatCGTGAACGCGGacacccggccgccgcctcccgccacCCCCGACGAcgtggaggaggacgaggaggaaggcGGACGCATTGCTGCTGTGGCGCGACGGtgccggaggaggagggcggAGCGGGCATTGGCATGGCGCGCTTATTTTCTCCGGGAAGGATAAATGgtgggaggggcggcggggggcggggtTGGGTTCGGGATGGTGACCAATAATCTAACGGCTTTGCTTTGGCGCCAAgagtggaggaggaggtgcgtGGAGGCTGGAGGATACAAACGGTTGGCCTAACCGTCTCCTTCCTCGCGCCATGCTTTCCTTCCTCCTGGCTCCTTGCGCTCCGCCTTGGCTTGTGTCTGGTTTTGTTTAGGTAGGAAGCAAAGCAACACGGGCGGTCAGGATCACGGCAAGCAGATGGCCATGGCCTGAattagtttttttttccttaCACATTCAGATTACGTCCCTGGGCTTTACATAAATATTTAGTTGTTTGTATTAGTTTCCTTATTTAACATATTTTAGTTGTTTGTATTAGTTTTCTTATTAAACATTCAGGTTACCAATTCTTACTGGTCTTATCGTCACTTGATTGACACTTATCCCAGCACTTGATAATTGCAGTGCCACATTGGTGTTGGAAATGAAGAGCTCTAGTAACTTTTTTTCATGATTCCCAGTGATACTGTACGTGTCAGCCTGCCAGGCAATCAGTGTGAATGAAGGATGGTGGCAGGGGTCATCAGATGGTGAAGTCTCGTTCCAAGTTTTGAATGGAACTGACGAAGCGCATGTGGCACCCGAACGGATCCACGGAAGCTGTCAGCGGGGAACCAGAGCTCTTGCATATAGGTTGCACGTCTCTGTAGATGCGGTGCTCAACTACCGCGGCCTCATTCCGGTCTGTTCCTTTTCGGTTCAGAAATCCTGCCTCCGGGACGGCACTAGTTACCCAAGCCTTTTCGGCAATTTTCAACGGAAGAATCGTCAGGCTTCAGGGCAATCGTCAAGGCGCGGCCAAATGTTTCTGCAGCATCTTTATACTCTCGCACCTGCCCTGCGTACTTGGGCAGGCATTCCGTTTGGTGCTCTGCTGATCTGCTCTGTTCTCGTCTCGAGAGGGATTGATCTGAGTTCTGATGGTGGTCTCTTTTACGCTAAGGCAAAGGTTGGTAAACGACAGCAGCTGCTGCGTTGGGTCAGAGCCCAACCGATGATGATCCACCAAGAGAAACAAGTACCGATAGGGCCCTGATAGCAGCATGACTTCCAGCTCAATCTTAGGCCCAACCCGTTTCTGGAGCCCGAAGTGGTTCTTAGGCAAACAGATTTTAGCCGCCTCCTTTCTGGCGCAGCGGGTCCAGATGGGCCATTGGgccgcttctccttcctctcACTCACTGCGGCTTCTTCAGTTTTTCGTCTTTGTTCTTTCAGATTTTTCGCGGCCAATTTCCCATTTCTTCTACTCTCATAACCTCACAGGATTGATCCGATGGGCATGGGCTTTGGGCATGTGCCTGGCCGAGTAATCAGTGACTTCTTTTCCTCATATACGGAGTATTTCTCTAGGTTTATGCAGAAAAATCGCATGAAGTCTTCTGCATCGGTGCCCACGCGCCACTGGCATTCCCACTCCGCGCACCGTGCCACAACTATACAGATATGCAGCGAGGAAAGGCTAGGCTGACAGCGAGCCGCAAATCTCTTCCTGTCGAAACGCCGAGCCACGATGATCCCAGCGATGCTGACCGTTCAGCGAGGCAGCAGGGAGGGGGAACATAACACACTCTAGGCCCGTCAGGGAAAACGACCCCTGAGAACAACATCAGGTTGACATGCACTGCAAGTCTGCAACTGCATGCATGgagataaaaaagaaaaaaaaaacccaGAGATTTTGCAAAGGAGAAGCTGGGCTTGTCAGCAGCGTGGGTGCTTGGCTCTAGTGGTCTAGCCTTTCCAGCTTGCACGCACAGCTGACGGTGGCCAGATATCTTGCTTCGGAAGCTATCCACGTGGACTATTGGCTAATGTCCATGGCATGCCTGCATGTAAACAAGGAACGGTGTGGTTTGCACAGCACTAATTAATCGATCAATCGAGATTCATCACAAACGTGTTCTGTTAATTCGGCAATAACAGTGTCGGCGCATACAAGTTTCAATCGTTGGATTGGGTCCCGACAAGCGGCGCGCGTCCTTCTCCCAGCACGCTTTCGCCGGAAGCGCGCGAGGAAGGAATCTTGGATTCGGCAAGGGATCGACACCCTTCGGCAGTTTCTGCTTTTTCGGGTGGTGTTGTTAGTTTCAAGCAGCAGCCAGAATACCGCGTGCTGGTACGCAGTAGTTCTTTCGCCCTCTTTTTGCCCCCTTCTTCTATGCAAAGAACCGATCCATCCCATTGCTTGTAGTAACTGTAGTAGCTGACGCATCGTTGTACTGTCGGATGCTCCGTGACGCCTTTGACGTTCCGATCCCTCCCGTACGCGACTACGCGTGGCGTTGTACCACTCCGAGAGAGAGTGTCACGTACTAGAGCAGTACGTACCAGAGTTGAGTTGTTGCACGCAACTGTCACCTGGACTGTTCGCCTTTGGATCCAAGTACGAACGGCCCCATGCATTTCTCTGTTTTTGGCAAGGAAAAAAACGACCCATTTCTTCAGTGGATGAgagggaaaaggaaaggagCGGAACGGAACGGAACTGTTTTAGCCTCagttaaaaaaatatatatatcctCGTTAAAAGAGGGACTGTTATTTTAACCTACCCTGCCTAAACTTGGTGCGGCAAATTAAAGTGCGCCACGGAGCAGCTGAAAAGGAGGGCTCCACGTGTACCGATCCTGCCTTGAAGCAGCAGGAGGCATGCAAGATTCTACCGCCACCATGCGGCGCTATAATAATAGTATTATTATAGTTGATGATGTTACTCGCATTTGCTGGTTCCCTAGTCATTGTACTTCGCAGATTTCAGCGATGTAATGATGGCTCAGTTGACATGACTGGATCCGTGGAACTGGGGGTGCCAACTTTAGATCGTGCacgaaaaaaaaaatcaggaaggaAGGGAGCAAGGGGACACAGGCACTGCATGCATGGGCTGCTGACCCTGCATGAAAGAATTCTACTGCAGCGAGGGTTGGGAGCAGACCATGAGCGTGTGTAGAACTGTAGAATAGCAGCAGTGGCTGCTCTGGCATGTCGGTCTGCTGCAGAACAGTACGCCGCCGTGCGGGTGAGGAATGCGCAGCAGACAGGGGACTCATCACTCATCCATGATGTCGCCTTTTCTCTCATGTGTTGCATGCATGGTACTAGCACTACGGTGTTTCAGTATTATCGCCAACGCTGGCTGAGCCCAATGATGCTACAGTATTATTGGCTCCGGCAACGAGCTGGAGAGGCACCTCTGCTTCACTTATCCCGCAATGATCTCGCAACTGATCAGATCAGATGCATCAGATATTCCCTCCCCCCCTCCACGCAATCTTCTCCCAGCTGGGTCGTTGTTTCTTATTCCCACGCGGAAACCAAACTCTGATTGGCCAAATTATGGCCGTTTCTTAAGCATACCGTGCCATGCATGCAGCTTAATCAATTTGTTAAGTATTGGCACTGGTACTACCAAGCGTGCGAATGTACAGGCCGGCCAACTTTGCTCTCGCCGCAAGTTTTACTAAGATGCTAATACTAACTACTACACTAAGCAAGACGTGTCAGTGTAGTTGGTAGTACGATGATTGTGTCCGCGAATTCAAAGACTAGTGAATTTCACAGCTCGATCGATCGCATGGTCAGTCACTGGCTAGAATGATAGGTCAGTAAGATCAGAAAGGGATGCATCGGCGAAGCAGTTGAGCACGATGTTCATACGACCCCGTTGCTTGACCCAATGGTGGTCGTTGGATTCAATCCATGGAGAAGAAGGCGGCCGGGGTGCGATCTAATTAACAAACTCCCTCTCTGGGGACAACCGAAAACCCAACGACCTGCACGTACGTACGgttactcctcctcctcctccgtcaCAATTCAGCCAGATCGAAGCAGCTGCCAGCGGCATCACGACTTGATTTCCTGTACTCCAGAGTCCAGACGACCAAACATAACACCACGATCTGCTCGCACCACTGCACCAGTAATGTTGCTTGGTCGTCCTGTGTTCCTGCTTAACCTACATGCGCCATGGCTAGCTAGCTGGTAGCGGCCTGCCGCTGCTAGAACGTTAGACGAATAGCCACCATCAGCTACTAGCTAGCCCAGGCAAGTTCTGGAAAACCAAAAAGTATTAGCTAGCCCATATCTCTCACCAGTATCGATCGTGCCGTGCATGAGAGCAAGAGCGAGCCCAAGGAAGATGAACAGTTGTATAGTAggtctttttttttgaaaaaaagagaggaaggGTTGCAAATGAGAAAAAAGGCGCGCGGCCTGAATTAGGTGGGGGAATTAATTAGTGCACGGTTTGGTTGGCGACTTTGCATGGCTTGAGGAGGCGGCCGGGAGCCGCGCTTTCTTTCCGTTGTGGCGTGGGCGAGCAAACGGCTCAATCATGCAGGTTACTCATGCAAGGCAAGTGCACATCACGCCATCTTTTTCTGACGGCGACGGCCTctaactctctctctctctctctctctctctctctctctctctctctcccctcctcctcctcctcctcctcctcctcctcctcctcgccgtagCGGCAGCAGCACCTCGCGCACCAACCCCTCTACTACCTCTGGCTGACTGTCTCCTCTCGCTCTCCCTCCTGCCGCGCGGGAGAGGAGAGCGAGGAGGCTgccgcggccggccggcagcgATCACGTCGCGATGAATAAACTACTCGTAGCTAGCCAGCAACGTGTGGCTGCGCCAGCCGgcccgtgcgtgcgtgcgtaATCCGATGTGCAATGCGGCCACTGAGCGGCGTCGCTTCGGGTTTGCATAACTTCAAAGAGGAGCCACCATGATGCGCCCCGGCCCCGGCCATGGTTCCCTCGCTAGCTTCTACTACTTACTACTCCCAGTCCCAGGGTTGTCACCTGTTCCTTTCGCTCTCCATCTTGTGCTGCGTTTTGCTTTCCTTTCTAGAGGAGGCAGCAGGGCATGTCAGGATCAAGCCTCAGGTAATGAGAGAATCACGCAGGATCCTTTTGTTTTCCCCACAACAGGGACACGCACTCGATCACCACGGTTGATCATTGCCGGTTATTATTCTTAATATTTTTAATGGGGCTGTGAATCTTCTACATGTCAGGCATGCACTCATGCACGATATGATTCCTCATCCTACCAGTATACATTTGTTGTGGTGGAATGCAACCGTGCAAGTTGTAGTAGTAGACGTGGTAGCAGCTCTGAAACTCTCACTGATGATCCACGGTGGTGCATTCcctttccttcctttctctgtCGTCGACTACGTACATGTCTGTCTGAAGTCCGAAGGAGAGTCAACGTCAGATACCCAGGCGTACCAGCACGGCATGCATGCTGGACGTAGCAGTTGTGTGTGCCCGGCCGGCTGCTAGCTACCAGCTCGATCGGTACTGAAACTGGAACTGGAGTTCCCTTGAAGGAATAAACTGATACGAAAAGGGAGAGGGCGACGGTTAGATA
Protein-coding sequences here:
- the LOC112894746 gene encoding E3 ubiquitin-protein ligase At4g11680-like, whose translation is MRPPSSSSSSTSSGVAGGGGRVSAFTMRAVARMSRARWFIFLRRVYQYQNGPRSDLGSNPFNSPGWLALELGVIVAQMVLTTAVVATSPSERPAWPLRLWVAAYNVGNVLSLPLLYWRHRHSSAAAAGRGDALSDDLEMRGAGDALRSSSFLMNKARAFLELFFAMWFVMGNVWVFDARLGSFHRAPRLYALCIGLLAWNAVVYSLPFLLFLLLCCFVPMVGYALGYNMNSASVGRGASDEQLAALPRWRFKEPDVPRDRDHDDQECCICLAQYREKEEVRELPCTHMFHLKCVDRWLRIISSCPLCKQELK
- the LOC112892317 gene encoding farnesyl pyrophosphate synthase-like gives rise to the protein MATAELVAASGSGGADSSSTGAFMETYGKLKKELLEDHASEFTDESSLQWIDRMMDYNVPGGKCNRGLSVVDSYKILKGVDVLGHEDAFLACTLGWCVEWLQAYVLVHDDIMDNSQTRRGKPCWFRVPQVGLIAVNDGIILRSHISRILQRHFKGKPYYIDLIDLFNEAEFKMSLGQLLDLITTHEDEKDLRKCNVANHRCISQYKTAYYSCYLPVACALLVAGENLDNFRDVKNILFEIGIYYQIQDDYLDCFGDPEITGKIGTDIQEYKCSWLVVQALEHADENQKRILFENYGKSDPVCVAKVKDLYKELNLEEVFREYESESYNKLIVDIKAQPNKAVQNVLKSFLHKIYKRDK